The sequence below is a genomic window from Bradyrhizobium septentrionale.
TATGCGCAAGTCACCGGCACCAAGCTTCCCGGCGCGAAATAACAGGAGTTTGCAATGCCCCGTTTTGCCGCCAACCTCACCATGATGTTCAACGAGGTCCCGTTCCTCGACCGCTTCGAGGCGGCGGCGAAAGCGGGCTTCACCGCGGTCGAGTTCCTGTTTCCCTATGACCATCCCGCCGAGGAGGTCGGCAAGCGGCTGAAGGCCGCCGGGCTGACGCAGGCGCTGTTCAACCTGCCGCCGGGCGACTGGGCCGCCGGCGAAAAGGGATTTGCCGCGCTGCCGGATCGCTTCGCCGATCTGCAGCGGAGCCTGAAGACCGCGCTGCCCTATGCTGCGGCGACCGGCGTCAAGCGGGTGCATCTGATGGCCGGCATCGCCGACCGCAGCGATGCCAGGGCGGTCGCGGCGTTCCGCAAATCGGTCGCATACGCGGCCGAGTTCTTCGCGCCGCACGGCCTCGACGTCGTGATCGAACCGATCAATCCGCGCAACGTGCCCGGCTACTTCCTCAACGATTTCATCTTCGCGCGCGACCTGATCAACGAGCTTGGTCTCGCGAACCTGAAGCTGCAGTTCGACATCTATCACTGCCAGATCATCCATGGCGACGTCACGATGCGGCTGCGCGAGATGATGCCTGTCATCGGCCACATCCAGATCGCCTCGATCCCCTCGCGCAACGAGCCCGACGGCGAGGAGCTGAACTATCCGTTCCTGTTCGGCGAGCTCGACCGGCTCGGCTATGGCGGCTTCGTCGGCTGCGAATACAATCCGCGGGGCAAGACCACCGACGGCCTCGCCTGGTTCAAGCCCTACGCCGGAGTGAAGCCGTGACACCAGCAACAAAATTGTCGCTTGGCTGCGTCGCCGACGACTACACCGGAGCCTCCGACCTCGCCAATACGCTGACCCGTGCGGGTCTCCGCACGGTGCAGACCATCGGCGTGCCCGCCGACGATCTGGCGCTGCCCGAGGTCGACGCCGTCGTGGTGTCGCTGAAGAGCCGCTCGATCGAGGCCGGCCTCGCCGTGACGCGCTCGCGCGCGGCGGAAAGCTGGCTGCGCGGCCGCGGTGCGTCCCACATCCTGTTCAAGATCTGCTCGACCTTCGATTCCACCGATGCAGGCAATATCGGCCCGGTGATGGACGCGCTGCGCGCCGATTCCTCTGACAGCATCGTGCTGGTGACGCCGGCGTTCCCGGAGACCGGCCGCACCGTCTACCAGGGCAATCTGTTCGTGGGCTCGGTGCCGCTGAACGAGAGCCCGCTGAAGGATCACCCGCTCAACCCGATGCATGATTCCAATCTGGTGCGTGTGCTGGCGCGGCAGAGCAAGACCAAGGTCGGCCTGGTCGATCTGGCGACGCTGAGCCGCGGCGCTGAGGCGGTGCGGGCCAGGCTGGCCGAGCTCGCACGCGGCGGCATCGGAGCCGCCATCGTCGACGCGGTGTTCGACCGCGACCTCGAGACCATCGGGCAGGTGGCGCTGGATCACCGCCTGTCGGTCGGCGCCTCCGGCATCGGGCTTGGCCTGGCGCGGGCGCTGGTCGCCGCCGGCAGGGCCAAGTCGGACGCCGCGACTGCGATGCATGAGAGCGCGATCGGCGGCCCGGCCGCCTGCCTCGCCGGCAGCTGCTCGCAGGCCACCCTGCGCCAGATCGCCAACGCCGAGAAGGTGATGCCGGTGCTGCACCTCGATCCCGAGCGGGTGATCGCCGGCCGGGAGGAGGCGCAGCGCGCGCTCGCCTGGGCCAGAGACCGGTTCGGCGCCGGACCGATCCTGATCGCCAGCAGCTCGACCCCCGAGGAGGTGGCAGCTCTGCAATCCCGTCATGGCCGCGATGCAGCCGGACATGCCATCGAGCAGGCGATGGCCGATATTGCGGAGGGGTTGGTGCAGTCGGGTGTGCGCAGGCTGGTGGTCGCCGGTGGTGAAACTTCGGGCGCCGTGGTCGACCGGCTTGGTATCCCGGGCTTCCTGGTCGGTGCGGAAATCGCTGCAGGCGTGCCGGTTTTGCGCGCGGTCGGCGCCAAGCACGGCGACATGGTGCTCGCCTTGAAATCAGGCAATTTCGGCGGGCCGGAGTTCTTCTCGGATGCGCTGGCGTTGATGCCTTGATGCGCGCAACACGCCGCGTGTAGTGGCGGCGAGGAGGCCTCGACCAATGTGAAGTCGGTGGCATCCGCGACCGAAGAGCTGTCGTCGTCGGTGACCGAGATTACCCGTCAGGTGCAGGAATCGGCGCGGATGGCCGGCGACGCCGTCGGTCAGGCGCGCACCACCAACGATCGCGTCAGCGAGCTGTCGAAGGCCGCCGCGCGCATCGGCGACGTCGTCGAATTGATCAACACCATCGCCGGCCAGACCAACCTCCTTGCGCTGAACGCCACCATCGAGGCGGCGCGCGCCGGCGAAGCCGGCCGCGGCTTCGCGGTGGTGGCTTCCGAAGTGAAAGCCCTGGCCGAGCAGACCGCAAAGGCGACCGGCGAGATCGGCCAGCAGATCGCCGGCATCCAGGCCGCGACCCAGGAGTCGGTCGGCGCGATCAAGGAAATTTCGTCGACCATCGAGCGGCTGTCGGAGATATCGTCGACCATTGCCGCCGCGGTTGAACAGCAGGGCGCGGCGACGCAGGAGATTTCCCGCAACGTGCAGCAGGCGGCGCAGGGCACCCAGCAGGTCTCGGCCAACATCACCGACGTGCAGCACGGCGCCAGCGAAAGCGGCTCGGCCTCAAGTCAGGTGCTGTCGGCGGCGCAATCGCTGTCCGGCGACAGCAGCCGTCTCAAGCTCGAGGTCGGCAAGTTCCTCGACGCCGTCCGCGCGGCCTGAACTCTGCTTTGGCGCGTTGATCAAAAGCCCGGCCGTGATGGCCGTGCTTTTTGGATCTCCGCGATTGAAGCTTGCTCCGTCTTTAGCGCATGGATCGGCTGCACAGCACGACGAAAAGTTGTGCCGTGGCGAGCGCTGCAATTATTCAGAGGTGTCCGAGGTTTGCGTCGTCCGTAGTCATACTGAAATTCACGTTAACCTTGTTCTAGCAGCGTGCGTGTAGCGTTTTTGAAAACCTGCCGGCAGTTCGGTTGAGAACATGCCGTTGTCGCGTTTCCTCCGCCCTTATGCAGCTTGAGTGGGCCTGCGATCAGGCCCTGCGTCATGTCGATTGGCCTCTTGAAGGCAGAGCGGTACGCGACGCACGTCTGGAATTCCTTAAAGTCATAAATTGTATTGAGAGACGACAGATGTCCTGGCTGGATAATTTCAAGATCGTTGTGAAGGTCGGTCTGATCGTTGGCATTCTCGGCGTCGTCATGATCGGAGAAACCCTGTTTGCGGCACGCCGCATGAGGGCGATGGACGATGCCAACACCGATGTCGTGACCCGCGTCGACAAGTACACGACGCTGGCCACACGCATGACGCGTCATGCCGAAGCCTATCTTTCCGCGGCGTTTCAACTCGCCGTGGAAACCACCGACGAAGGCAACGTCAAATATCTCGCCAAGACCAAGTCCAGCGAAAAGGCCTATAAAGCAGGCATGTCGGACGTGCTCAACCACATGCCGGAGAAGGGGACGGCCATCAAACCCATCCTTGCCGGTTTCGAGAAGGCTTTCGTGGTCTGCGATCCCGGGATCGAATACGCGGCGACGACCACCTCCCCCGAAGAGAACATGAAAGCCGCCGCGCGTCTCAAGGCGGAGTGCGTTCCGCTGATGGAGGCCGCGATTACCGACCAGATCAAACTCGTCGACGATCTGCTGGCGGATGCGCGCAGGATATCCGACGCGATGACGGAGGAGGCCGATTCTTCGATCAGGACCGTGCAGATGACGGCTGCAGCCGGTCTCTTGCTTGGCCTCGCGGTCGCGATGTGGATTGGGATCGCGGGAATGTCGCGGCCGATCGCCCGCCTGAAGGCGGCGATGGAGGCGCTCGCTCGCAACGATCTCACTGCCGATGTCCCGGGCAAGCAGCGCCGCGACGAGATCGGCGAGATGGCCCGCAGCGTCGAGGTGTTCAAGGCGAACGGGCTCGAAGTCGAGCGTCTGAAGCGTGAGCAGCAGGAGGCCGACCAGCAGGCCGCCGTGCGGCGCAAGGCCGACATGATGCAACTTGCCGATGGCTTCGAAAGCGCGATCGGCCATATCGTCGAGACGGTGTCGTCCGCTTCGACCGAACTTGAGGCCTCCGCCAACACCCTGACCGCCACGGCCGAACGCTCGCAACAGCTGGCGACCGTGGTGGCGGCGGCTTCCGGACAGGCGTCCGCCAATGTCCAGTCGGTATCTTCGGCCACCGAAGAGTTGTCGTCATCCGTCAACGAGATCAGTCGGCAGGTCCAGGAATCGGCTCGGATGGCCAACGACGCGGTCGATCAGGCCCGTACCACCAACGATCGTGTCAGCGAGCTGTCGAAGGCTGCCGCGCGCATCGGCGACGTCGTCGAGCTGATCAACACCATTGCCGGCCAGACCAACCTGTTGGCGCTGAACGCCACCATCGAGGCGGCGCGGGCCGGCGACGCCGGCCGCGGCTTCGCGGTCGTGGCGTCCGAGGTGAAGGCGCTGGCCGAGCAGACCGCGAAGGCGACCGGCGAGATCGGCCAGCAGATTTCCGGCATCCAGGCCGCGACGCAGGAGTCGGTCGGCGCGATCAAGGAGATCTCGTCGACCATCGAGCGGCTGTCGGAGATATCCTCGACGATCGCTGCCGCCGTCGAAGAGCAGGGCGCCGCGACCCAGGAGATATCCCGCAACGTCCTGCAGGCCGCGCAGGGTACCCAGCACGTCTCGGCCAACATCACGGACGTGCAGCGTGGCGCCACCGAGACCGGCTCGGCCTCCTCGCAGGTTCTTTCGGCAGCGCAGTCACTTTCAAGTGACAGCGCGCGCCTCAAGATCGAGGTCGGCAGGTTCCTGGGCACGATACGCGCGGCCTAGTGCACAGGGGGCGACCAGGCGCGCCCATTTCTGGAGCTATGCCAAGGAAGTGAAGGCCAACTGCGTTTCTCGCGTTGGCCTTTTTGCCATGCTTCGGGTAAATCGGCCTTTGCGGAACGGCATTTGGAACGCCGATTCCTCTGCCTGGGCGGGCTCTATTTCGGGAATATCTCTTTTATGATCGCACTGGTCCGTATCGCGCTGAGCCGGCCATATACTTTCGTCGTGCTCGCGATCCTGCTGCTGATTATCGGACCGCTGGCGGCGCTGCGCACGCCGACCGACATCTTTCCGGATATCCGCATCCCCGTGATCGGCGTGGTGTGGCAGTACACCGGCCTACCGCCCGACCAGATGTCCGGCCGCATTACCACGCCGTTTCAGCGCGCGTTGACCACGACCGTCAACGACATCGAGCACATCGTCGCCAATTCCTATAACGGCGTCGGCATCATCAAGATCTTCTTCCAGCCCAATGTCGACATCCGCACCGCCAACGCGCAGGTCACCGCGATCTCGCAGACCCTGCTCAAGCAGATGCCGCCGGGCGCAACGCCACCGCTGATCCTGAACTACAGCGCCTCGACGGTTCCGATCATCCAGGTGGCGCTGTCGGGCGAAGGCCTGACCGAGCAGAACCTCGCCGATATCGGCATCAACCAGCTGCGCACGCCGCTGGTCACGGTGCCCGGCGCCGCGATCCCGTATCCGTTCGGCGGCAAGCAGCGCCAGGTTCAGATCGATCTCAATTCGACGGCGCTGCAGGCCCGCGGCCTGTCGGGCCAGGACGTCGCCAACGCGCTCGCCGCGCAGAACCTGATCACGCCGGTCGGCACCCAGAAGATCGGCAATTTCGAATACACCATCAACCTCAACAACTCGCCGCTGCGGCTCGAGGAGCTCGGCGACCTGCCGGTCAAGCAGGTCAACGGCGCGATGGTCTATGTGCGTGACGTCGCCTCGGTCCGCGACGGCAACCCGCCGCAGACCAACATCGTCCATGTCGACGGCAACCGCTCGGTCCTGATGATGGTGCTGAAGGCGGGCGCCACCTCGACGCTCGATATCATCTCCGGCATCAAGCAGAAGGTGATCGACGTCAAGGACCAGATGCCTGACGCGCTCAAGATCGGATTCATCGGCGACCAGTCGGTGTTCGTCCGTGGTGCGATTACCGGTGTCGCCTTCGAGGGCGTGATCGCCGCGCTCTTGACCAGCGTGATGATCCTGCTGTTCCTCGGCAGCTGGCGCTCGACCGTCATCATCGCGGTGTCGATCCCGCTGTCGGTGCTGGGCGCCATCATCATGCTGTCCCTGATCGGCGAGACGCTGAACATCATGACGCTCGGCGGCCTCGCGCTCGCGGTCGGCATCCTGGTCGACGACGCCACGGTGACGATTGAGAACATCAACTACCACCTCGAGCAGGGCAAGCCGGTCGAGCAGTCGATCCTCGACGGCGCCAACCAGATCGTGACGCCGGCCTTCGTCTCGCTGCTCTGTATCTGCATCGTGTTCGTGCCGATGTTCTTCCTGTCAGGCGTGGCGCGCTTCCTGTTCGTGCCGATGGCCGAAGCTGTGATGTTCGCGATGATCTGGTCGTTCATCCTGTCGCGCACTTTGGTGCCGACGATGGCGAACTACCTGTTGCAGCCGCATGTTCATCACGAGGGCGCGCCGCCGAAGTCGCGCAATCCTCTGGTCTGGTTCCAGCGCGGCTTCGAGGCGCGGTTCGAGCGCATTCGCAGTGGCTATCGCGGCCTGCTCGCGATGGCGCTCGGTCATCGCAAGGTGTTCGTGATCGGCTTCCTCGTCGCGGTGTTTGCGTCGTTCCTGCTGGTGCCGTTCCTGGGACGCAACTTCTTCCCCACGGTCGACGCCGGCAACATCCTGATGCATGTCCGCACCCAGGTGGGCACCCGCGTCGAGGAGACCGCCAACCAACTCGCCGACATCCAGAAGGCGATCCGCAAGCTGGTCCCGGGCGAGATCGAGACCATGACCGATAACATCGGCATGCCGATCTCCGGCATCAATATGACCTATAACAACACCGGCGTGATCGGCCCGCAGGACGGCGACATCCAGATCCGCCTGAAGGAAGGCCACAAGCCGACCGAGGAGCATGTCCGCGCGCTGCGTGAGCAATTGCCGCGGCTGTTCCCGGGCACCAGCTTCGCGTTCCTGCCGGCCGACATCGTCAGCCAGATCCTGAACTTCGGCGCGCCGGCGCCGATCGATCTGCAGATCCGCGGCGCCAATCTCGACGCCAACTTCGCCTATGCCAACAAGCTGCTCGCCAGGATCAAGCGCATCCCCGGCATCGCCGACGCCCGGATCCAGCAGTCGCCGAACAATCCGACCTTCAACATCGATGTCGACCGCACCCGCGCGCAATATGTCGGCCTGACCGAACGCGACGTCACCAACTCGCTGGTGGTGAACCTCGCCGGCTCGTCGCAGATCGCGCCGACCTACTACCTCAACCCGGATAACGGCGTGTCATATTCGATCGTGATGCAGACGCCGCAATACCAGATCGACTCGCTGAGCGCGCTGCAGACGCTGCCGATCACCGCGAGCGGCAACACCCAGGCGCCGATCCTCGGCGGCATCGCCGACATCAAGCGCGCCACCTCGAGCGCGGTGGTCTCGCAATACGACATCCAGTCGCTGGTGCAGATCTACGCCACGACGCAAGGCCGCGATCTCGGCGGCGTCGCGACCGACGTGCGCCAGCTGATATCAGACACCGCCAAGGAAGTGCCGAAGGGCTCCTCCGTGGTGCTGCTCGGCCAGGTGCAGACCATGAACTCGGCCTTCACCGGCCTGTTGTTCGGCCTGCTCGGCGCGGTCGTGCTGATCTACTTCCTGATCGTGGTGAACTTCCAGTCCTGGTCGGACCCGTTCGTGATCATCACGGCGCTGCCCGCGGCACTTGCCGGCATCGTCTGGATGCTGTTCACGACCGAGACCACGCTGTCGGTTCCGGCCTTGACCGGGGCCATCATGTGCATGGGCGTGGCGACCGCCAACAGCGTGCTGGTGATCAGCTTCGCGCGCGAGCGCTATGAGGAACTCGGTGATCCCGTCGCGGCGGCGCTGGAGGCCGGCTTCGTCCGGTTCCGCCCGGTGCTGATGACCGCGCTCGCCATGATCATCGGCATGGCGCCGATGGCGCTCGGGCTGGGCGAGGGCGGCGAGCAGAATGCGCCGCTGGGCCGGGCCGTGATCGGCGGCCTGATCTTTGCAACCTTCGCGACGCTGATGTTTGTTCCCGTGGTATTCAGTATGGTACACAAGAAGCAAGGCGCCAAAGCCGCCGCCTCATCGGAGATTCCGCATGCCGCCCACTGAACAGCGCCCGCCGGTTTCGCGCCGGAAACTGGGCATCTTCGGCGTGGTGGCGCTGGTCGGCGCCGGCCTGATCGTCGGCACCGGGATCCGTGCCCGCGAGGAGCAGGACACCCGCTTGAAGGAATGGACCGATGACCAGGCCGTTCCGACCGTCGCGGTGGCACTGCCGATCGCCAAGGCGCTCACCCCCACCATCGACCTGCCAGGCCGGCTCGAGGCCTATTCCCGCGCCCCGATCTTCGCCCGGGTTTCCGGCTACCTGAAGACCTGGGACGTCGACATCGGAGCCCGCGTCAAGGCCGGCCAGGTGATCGCCGAAATCGAGGCGCCCGACCTCGACCAGCAATTGCTGCAGGCGCGCGCCGATCTTGCCAGCGCCCAGGCCTCGGCCAAGCTCTCCGAAGCGACGCTGAACCGGCGCAAGACGCTGGTCGCCTCGAACTTCGTGTCCGCCCAGGAGATCGACGAGCGCACGGCCGACCTCTCCAACAAGAACGGTGCGGTCAAGGCCGGCCAGGCCAATGTCGAGCGGCTCGAAGCGCTCGCCGGTTACAAGAAGATCACGGCGCCGTTCGACGGCGTGGTGACGTCGCGCGACACCGACGTCGGCGCGCTGATCAATGCCGGCGGCAACTCGGGCCCCGCGATGTTCACGGTCTCCGACATCACCAAGCTGCGCGTTTACGTCAACGTGCCGCAGAACTACGTCCCGGGGGTCAAGATGGGCGCCAAGGCGACGCTTTTGTTGCCGGATTACCCGAACCGCGCCTTCCAGGCGACGGTGGAGGCTTCCTCGCAGGCGGTCGATGTCGCCTCCGGCACGACGCGGATGCAGCTCGGGCTCGACAACTCGTCCGGCGAGCTGATGCCGGGCAGCTACGCCAGCGTGAAGCTGAACCTGCAGCGCGACTCCACGCCGCTCAGCATTCCCGCCAGCGCGCTGATCTTCAACAGCAATGGCCTGCGGGTCGCGACGGTAGGCCCTGACGACAAGGTGCTGTTCAAGGCCGTGAAGATCGGCCGCGACCTCGGCAAGGAGATCGAGATCGCCTCGGGCCTCGCCCCCGACGACCGCATCATCACCGCTCCGCCGGACGGCCTCGCCGACGGCGACCACGTGCGCGTCACCGGCGCCGGTGCCAAGGGCAAGCCGACCACGGCGTCCGAGAAGCAGGACGTGAAGGGGTAGGGGAGGACGCAGTAGCGTCCTCTTCGTCATGCCCGGGCTTGTCCCGGGCATCTTCGTTTTTGGCAGATGCTTAGGACAGGCACGTCTTACCTCGCCCCGCTTGCGGGGAGAGGCGTAGGCCGCCTCCGGCGGCCGTCTCTTGAGAACGCTGAAGCGAAGCTTCAGCTACGTTGCATCGTGAGATGCAATCCGGGTGAGGGGGTACAGGTCTCACCGCGTTCAGAACTCGCGGAAGCAGCCCCTCACCCCAACCCTCTCCCCGCAAGAGCGGGGCGAGGGAGAACTTCTATCCCACCCGCCATTCCAGCACGCCGTCACTAGCCGTGACGATGTCACCCGTGCTGCCCACCGGCGTGCGATCCATACCCTGCAGATGCGCCAGCGTCGCCGTATCGCTCGCCGGGATGCGGCCGAGCGTGCGGCGGCCGTCCTCGGTACGCAGCATGGTGACGCCGTGCTCGATCTCACCATTGGCACGATAGATCACGGTGAAAGCCTCGACCTTGCCCTTGCCCGCCGCCTCGGCGGTGAAGTCCGGTACGTCGCGCCTGTTGCGGTCGGCTTCCGCCTGCACGGAGGTGTCCTGCTTGAGCGCCGCGGTCGACGCCGCGCGCGACAGCACGAGGCCATGATGCTTGGTGACGAAGCCGCCCTGGCCGTAGAGCAGGCCGAGCGTGCCGCCGCTGCGGAGCTTGCGCACCATCGCGCAGGCCGAATGCGTCATGTAGGTGTTGAGCGGCGCGCCGAAGAACGTCAGCCCGCCGGTCACGGTCGGCTGCACGTCGGGCCCCAGGCCAAGCGTGCGGCGCGCCATCTTCGGCACGCAGGGGAAACAGCTATAGAGCTCGATCGCGTCGAACTTCCTGCCGTCGCCGCCGACGAGATCCATCACCGCCTTCAGCACCGCATTCTGCGCGTGGCTCTCGACGAACTGGTCGCGGATCAGATAGTCGCGCGGCTCTTCCGCCGAGGCGCCGCCGAGCGGATAGATCAGCTTCTCCTCCGGCACGCCGGCAGCGCGCGCTTTGGCAAGGCTGGTCAGGATCAGGGCGCCACCCATGTTCACGGTCGGGTTCGCCACCATCAGTTTTGTGTAGGGCCAGGCGATCATCCGGTTGTCAGGCGTTGCGGTTGTGATCTCATCGCCGGTGAAGCGCTTCTTCAGCCAGGAGTTCGGATTGCCGGCCGCAACGCGCGCATAGGTCGACCACAGATCGCCGGATTCCTTCAGCGCCTCGCGCGGGGTCTGGCCCCAATGCGCCGAGGTTGCGGACTCATAGAGCGGATAGACCGTGATCGGGCGGAAGACGCCGAGCGCCACCGCCAGCGGCTTCTGGAACGCAGCGCCGCGCTTCGGCTCCTCGACGTCGTGTGCGAACGGCGTCCACGGCAGTTCGACGCCGGCGCGCTGTGCCTTGGTCGCGGTCGACTGCGCCTCTGCGCCGCACACCGCCGCGACACTGCATTCGCCGCGCGCAATGCGCTGTGCTGCCTCATGCAGATAGCGAATCGGGCTCTCGCCGCCGACCGGCCCGTAATAGAGATGCGAAGGCTGAACGCCGAGCCGCTGCGCGAGTTGCTTCTCGGGATCGCGATAACGCCAGCTCAGGAAGTTGACGATGTCGAGCGATTGCACGTCAGAGAGCAGCTTGGCCCCGCTGTCAGCCTCGGCGCGCTTCAGCGCCTGTTCCAACAGCGTGAGCGGCTCGAGGCCGGCGGCGATGTCCTTCGGACGATCGACGATCTCGCCGACGCCGACGATGACGGGAATGCGGTCTTCGGGGATGCTGTTCGACATTCTTGTTGTTTCACTTTGAGGTATTGGATTCGATCGTTGTTCTGGGCGTCATTGCGAGCGAAGCGAAGCAATCCATACCTCTACTCGGGGAAAGATGGATTGCTTCGTCGCTTCGCTCCTCGCAATGACCAGGAGAGGGCCGCGTGCACTCACTCCGCCACCAGCGCGTTCATGTGCTCGACGGCCTCGACGAAATCTTCCTTGAACTCCTGCACCACGGCGCCGGCCGACTTCACGCTGTCGATCAGGCCGACGCCCTGGCCGACGAAGTAGGTGACGAGATCGCGCGCCTTCTCGTTGCCGGCCGCCGCCGAGCGGTCGATGGCGTTGAAGGCGTCGCGGCTGATGATGCTTTGCAGCGGCATCGGCAGTGCGCCGGGGCTGTCCGGCGAGCGGTCCCAGGCGTCGGTCCAGACCGAGCGGAGCTGCCGCGCCGGCTTTCCGGTGCGGCCCTTGGAGCGGATCGCGTCGCGCGAGGACGCCGCGATCATCTTCTCGCGGAAAATCTCCGAGGTCTCCGACTCCACCGTGGCAAGCCACACCGAGCCGGTCCAGGCGCCGGCC
It includes:
- the otnI gene encoding 2-oxo-tetronate isomerase, which encodes MPRFAANLTMMFNEVPFLDRFEAAAKAGFTAVEFLFPYDHPAEEVGKRLKAAGLTQALFNLPPGDWAAGEKGFAALPDRFADLQRSLKTALPYAAATGVKRVHLMAGIADRSDARAVAAFRKSVAYAAEFFAPHGLDVVIEPINPRNVPGYFLNDFIFARDLINELGLANLKLQFDIYHCQIIHGDVTMRLREMMPVIGHIQIASIPSRNEPDGEELNYPFLFGELDRLGYGGFVGCEYNPRGKTTDGLAWFKPYAGVKP
- the otnK gene encoding 3-oxo-tetronate kinase, with protein sequence MTPATKLSLGCVADDYTGASDLANTLTRAGLRTVQTIGVPADDLALPEVDAVVVSLKSRSIEAGLAVTRSRAAESWLRGRGASHILFKICSTFDSTDAGNIGPVMDALRADSSDSIVLVTPAFPETGRTVYQGNLFVGSVPLNESPLKDHPLNPMHDSNLVRVLARQSKTKVGLVDLATLSRGAEAVRARLAELARGGIGAAIVDAVFDRDLETIGQVALDHRLSVGASGIGLGLARALVAAGRAKSDAATAMHESAIGGPAACLAGSCSQATLRQIANAEKVMPVLHLDPERVIAGREEAQRALAWARDRFGAGPILIASSSTPEEVAALQSRHGRDAAGHAIEQAMADIAEGLVQSGVRRLVVAGGETSGAVVDRLGIPGFLVGAEIAAGVPVLRAVGAKHGDMVLALKSGNFGGPEFFSDALALMP
- a CDS encoding methyl-accepting chemotaxis protein, giving the protein MSWLDNFKIVVKVGLIVGILGVVMIGETLFAARRMRAMDDANTDVVTRVDKYTTLATRMTRHAEAYLSAAFQLAVETTDEGNVKYLAKTKSSEKAYKAGMSDVLNHMPEKGTAIKPILAGFEKAFVVCDPGIEYAATTTSPEENMKAAARLKAECVPLMEAAITDQIKLVDDLLADARRISDAMTEEADSSIRTVQMTAAAGLLLGLAVAMWIGIAGMSRPIARLKAAMEALARNDLTADVPGKQRRDEIGEMARSVEVFKANGLEVERLKREQQEADQQAAVRRKADMMQLADGFESAIGHIVETVSSASTELEASANTLTATAERSQQLATVVAAASGQASANVQSVSSATEELSSSVNEISRQVQESARMANDAVDQARTTNDRVSELSKAAARIGDVVELINTIAGQTNLLALNATIEAARAGDAGRGFAVVASEVKALAEQTAKATGEIGQQISGIQAATQESVGAIKEISSTIERLSEISSTIAAAVEEQGAATQEISRNVLQAAQGTQHVSANITDVQRGATETGSASSQVLSAAQSLSSDSARLKIEVGRFLGTIRAA
- a CDS encoding efflux RND transporter permease subunit encodes the protein MIALVRIALSRPYTFVVLAILLLIIGPLAALRTPTDIFPDIRIPVIGVVWQYTGLPPDQMSGRITTPFQRALTTTVNDIEHIVANSYNGVGIIKIFFQPNVDIRTANAQVTAISQTLLKQMPPGATPPLILNYSASTVPIIQVALSGEGLTEQNLADIGINQLRTPLVTVPGAAIPYPFGGKQRQVQIDLNSTALQARGLSGQDVANALAAQNLITPVGTQKIGNFEYTINLNNSPLRLEELGDLPVKQVNGAMVYVRDVASVRDGNPPQTNIVHVDGNRSVLMMVLKAGATSTLDIISGIKQKVIDVKDQMPDALKIGFIGDQSVFVRGAITGVAFEGVIAALLTSVMILLFLGSWRSTVIIAVSIPLSVLGAIIMLSLIGETLNIMTLGGLALAVGILVDDATVTIENINYHLEQGKPVEQSILDGANQIVTPAFVSLLCICIVFVPMFFLSGVARFLFVPMAEAVMFAMIWSFILSRTLVPTMANYLLQPHVHHEGAPPKSRNPLVWFQRGFEARFERIRSGYRGLLAMALGHRKVFVIGFLVAVFASFLLVPFLGRNFFPTVDAGNILMHVRTQVGTRVEETANQLADIQKAIRKLVPGEIETMTDNIGMPISGINMTYNNTGVIGPQDGDIQIRLKEGHKPTEEHVRALREQLPRLFPGTSFAFLPADIVSQILNFGAPAPIDLQIRGANLDANFAYANKLLARIKRIPGIADARIQQSPNNPTFNIDVDRTRAQYVGLTERDVTNSLVVNLAGSSQIAPTYYLNPDNGVSYSIVMQTPQYQIDSLSALQTLPITASGNTQAPILGGIADIKRATSSAVVSQYDIQSLVQIYATTQGRDLGGVATDVRQLISDTAKEVPKGSSVVLLGQVQTMNSAFTGLLFGLLGAVVLIYFLIVVNFQSWSDPFVIITALPAALAGIVWMLFTTETTLSVPALTGAIMCMGVATANSVLVISFARERYEELGDPVAAALEAGFVRFRPVLMTALAMIIGMAPMALGLGEGGEQNAPLGRAVIGGLIFATFATLMFVPVVFSMVHKKQGAKAAASSEIPHAAH
- a CDS encoding efflux RND transporter periplasmic adaptor subunit; amino-acid sequence: MPPTEQRPPVSRRKLGIFGVVALVGAGLIVGTGIRAREEQDTRLKEWTDDQAVPTVAVALPIAKALTPTIDLPGRLEAYSRAPIFARVSGYLKTWDVDIGARVKAGQVIAEIEAPDLDQQLLQARADLASAQASAKLSEATLNRRKTLVASNFVSAQEIDERTADLSNKNGAVKAGQANVERLEALAGYKKITAPFDGVVTSRDTDVGALINAGGNSGPAMFTVSDITKLRVYVNVPQNYVPGVKMGAKATLLLPDYPNRAFQATVEASSQAVDVASGTTRMQLGLDNSSGELMPGSYASVKLNLQRDSTPLSIPASALIFNSNGLRVATVGPDDKVLFKAVKIGRDLGKEIEIASGLAPDDRIITAPPDGLADGDHVRVTGAGAKGKPTTASEKQDVKG
- a CDS encoding acetyl-CoA acetyltransferase, whose translation is MSNSIPEDRIPVIVGVGEIVDRPKDIAAGLEPLTLLEQALKRAEADSGAKLLSDVQSLDIVNFLSWRYRDPEKQLAQRLGVQPSHLYYGPVGGESPIRYLHEAAQRIARGECSVAAVCGAEAQSTATKAQRAGVELPWTPFAHDVEEPKRGAAFQKPLAVALGVFRPITVYPLYESATSAHWGQTPREALKESGDLWSTYARVAAGNPNSWLKKRFTGDEITTATPDNRMIAWPYTKLMVANPTVNMGGALILTSLAKARAAGVPEEKLIYPLGGASAEEPRDYLIRDQFVESHAQNAVLKAVMDLVGGDGRKFDAIELYSCFPCVPKMARRTLGLGPDVQPTVTGGLTFFGAPLNTYMTHSACAMVRKLRSGGTLGLLYGQGGFVTKHHGLVLSRAASTAALKQDTSVQAEADRNRRDVPDFTAEAAGKGKVEAFTVIYRANGEIEHGVTMLRTEDGRRTLGRIPASDTATLAHLQGMDRTPVGSTGDIVTASDGVLEWRVG